One Flavobacteriales bacterium genomic window carries:
- a CDS encoding tetratricopeptide repeat protein, which produces MSISVLAQDANDLLKEGNKLFDKGSYEESINFYNQALEVDSQFFNALKQRAHAQLLMGRYEEAVSDFDKLLKTDPNHKWAILNRAAAKMKLKDYKGAINDYDKVLEMDPEDHEAYNNRGFAKKKNGDTDGACEDWNKSKKLGNKEAKIILKNNHCK; this is translated from the coding sequence ATGTCTATATCCGTCCTGGCACAGGATGCCAATGACCTGCTCAAAGAAGGAAATAAACTGTTTGACAAGGGTTCCTATGAGGAATCGATCAATTTTTATAATCAGGCTCTGGAAGTAGACAGTCAATTTTTTAATGCCCTGAAACAACGGGCCCATGCCCAGTTACTGATGGGAAGGTATGAGGAAGCTGTAAGTGATTTTGACAAGTTGCTGAAGACTGATCCTAATCATAAATGGGCTATTCTGAATCGTGCAGCTGCAAAAATGAAACTGAAAGATTATAAGGGAGCTATTAATGACTATGACAAGGTACTTGAAATGGATCCGGAAGATCACGAGGCATATAACAACAGAGGGTTTGCCAAAAAGAAGAATGGTGATACAGATGGCGCCTGTGAAGATTGGAACAAATCAAAAAAATTGGGCAACAAGGAAGCCAAGATTATTTTAAAAAATAACCATTGTAAATAG